Below is a genomic region from Actinomyces weissii.
CGGCGGCTGCACCGCCCTGGCCATCACCGTCGGCGGCGACGCCACCCCCGCCTGCACCACGCTCGTCACCCTCGACGCCCGTGGCGGCCTGCCCGTGGCCCAGGGCAAGGTCGGCGCCTGCAAGCGCCTGGAGTGCGTGCACAACACCGACCTGATGTGCACCGCCGAGGGCGTCAAGATCGGCTCCGGCACCGCCAGCTGCCTGACCTACGAGGCCCGCTGAGGCGCCGCGGCCCCGCCACCCGGCTCACGACGACGAGGGCGGTTGTCCTGCCACGCAGGACCGCCGCCCTCAAGGTCTGCCCACGCCCGGTCCCGGCCTACTGCCAGCTCAGGCTCCCAGCAACCCGGAGACCATGGTCTCTGAGACCAGCTCCCCCAGGTGCCGCCCTACCTGGGAGGGCTCGGTGGTTCCCGACGGCGTCAGCAGCTGCACGGTGACCGTCTCCAGCTCGCCCAGGCGCATGAGGGTCACTCCGTAAGGGGACACGTCCACGCACAGGACCCGCCCGTGCAGCTGCTGGCACAGGCCCGCAGAAGGACGCCGTGAGCACACCACCCCCGGGGTCCGCCCCGTGAGCACCCCGGAGACCAGCAGGTCCAAGGCAATCTCCCCCAGCGCGCAGACCTCCTCCTGCGCGGAGGCCGTGTCCGCCTGCGACCACAGCAGGGCCCCGGCACCGTCGCTGGCCGGGTCCAGCACCTGGGCGATGCTGTGCCCTCCGACCCCCAGAGGGTCGTGGACGGTGACCCGGTCAGCCACGACCACGCCCAGGCGCCCCCGCTCCGCACCAGCCAGGTCCTGCAGGGCCGCCAGCGGGCTGTCTCCGGTGAGCGGGCAGTGGCAGGTGGCCGAGCCGCCCGTGAGCAGGCGCGCGGCGGCGGCGTCGTCCAGCCAGGAGAGCAGGCCGAGCAGGTGGCAGCTGGCGGTGGTGACACGCAGCCCGGCGTCGGCGGCCTCCATCTCCACGTCCATACGCACGGCCACCGGCTCCCCGCAGGGGACGGCGGCCAGGGGGTGGTCGGGGGCGGGAAGGGCGGCCACGATCACCTGGCCCGAGCTGTCGAAGGCGTGCAGGACCATCTGCGCAGGCGCCTCCGGGGCCAGGCGGTAGGAGGACAGGGAGGCGGTGCCCGCGCCGGACAGGAGGCGGCGCGCCATGCGTCGGGAGGCGACGGCGGGGTAGGCCGTACTGGCGGTGGCTGGGTCGCTCACGTGCTCGTCCTTGGGTCTGCTCGGCTGTCCAGGTAAGGCTAAACTAAGCACACCCTGGGGCCTGCCACAAGCCGCGTCGTCTCCCCCGTCCGCAGCCGCGCAGCCGTCAGCCCTTCCGCCCGTGAGACTCGGCCACCCTGCCCGCCAGCACGAGCGTCCCCGGGTCCGCCCGCAGAGAGCCGCCCGCCGGGCAGGAACCCCGCCCACGAGCCTCAGCCGCACCACCGCCGACCACGGCAGCTTCGACGCACCTCAAGCCGCTCACCGCCGGGGACGCACGGCCCAGTGCGAGCGGAGTCCTGCGGCAGCCCTCGCAGAACCCCACCCGACCGGCAGGCGAACCACCCGGCAGGAATCAGGAAGGAGTCTCAGCCGCGCAGCCGCGCGAGCTCGCTGACCAGCTGGGGCACCACCTCGGTGACGTCACCCACCACGCCGAAGTCAGCGATCTCAAAGATGGGGGCCTCAGAGTCGGAGTCGATAGCCACGATGGTCCCCGCCCCCTGGATGCCGGAGGTGTGGTGCACCGCGCCGGAGACCCCCAGGGAGAGGTACAGGCTCGGAGAGATGGACACGCCGGTCTGTCCCACCTGGGCGCTGCGGTCGATCCAGCCCTCGTCGCAGGCCACGCGGGTCGCGCCCACGGCCGCCCCCAGCGGCTCGGCCAGGGAGCGCACCAGCTCCAGGTCCCCCTCGGTCCCGCGGCCCATCACGACGACGGTGCGCGCGCTGGCCAGGTCGGGCCCGCTGGCGGCGTGGGAGACCTCGCGGCTGACCAGGCGGACAGCGGCGGACTCGGGGCGCAGTGAGACCTCCAGGGGCTCGGCGGCCAGGGGCTCGGCGCTGAGGGGGGCAGGCACCTCCACGCTGCCGGGACGCACGGCCAGGACCGGCGGGTGCCCACCGGTGCCGAGGGCCGCGGTGGTGCTCCAGGAGCCGGAGAGCACGAGCTTGGAGGCGCGCAGCCCGTCCTCGTCCACCTCCAGCTCGGCGACGTCGCTGACGCAGGCGGATCCGAGCAGCAGGGCGGCGCTCCCGGCGGCCTCCTTGCCCCGGTAGTCGGAGGTGACCAGTACGGCGGCGGGCCCGGTGTGCTGCACGGCGGCCACCAGGGCGTCGGCCACGGGGGCGGCCAGGCAGGCACGCTCAGCCAGCTCGGCCACGAGCAGGCGGGTGGCGCCGTGCCCGGCCAGGAGGGCGGAGGCGCTGGCGCTCACGGGGGCGAGGGCCAGGGCGAGGACGTCGCCGCTGGTCAGGCGGCGGGCGGTGGTGAGCAGCTCGGCGCTGGCGGGGGTGGGCTGGGACTCGTCGGTCTCCACCAGGACGAGCACGGGGGTGTTGAGCATCTTGGGACTTTCTGGCCGGGGTGGGTGTCAGGCGGGTGCTTCAGGCGGGGGCACCAGGTTGTGCGACGGCGCTCCAGCGCAACGGCGCGGCGGCAGCTCAGACCAGCTGCTTGTCGACGAGCCAGGCCGCCAGCTGCGCTCCGGCCTGTCCGGCGTCGGTGATGATGGTGCCGGTCTCACGGGCGGGGCGGGCCTGGGCCTCGACCACGGCGACGGCGGGGGCGTGGGCCTCCAGCCCTAGGTCCGCCAGGCCCCACTCCTCCACGGGCTTCTTCTTGGCGGCGCGCATGGCGGCGAAGTTGGGGTAGCGGGGCTCATTGGCCTGGTCGGTGACCGAGACCAGGGCGGGCAGGGGGGCGGCCAGGGTCTCGGTGACGGTGCCCAGGGTGCGGGTGACGGTGACCGTGCCGTCGGCCACCTCCAGCCGGCTGGCCAGGGTCAGGGCGGGTACCTGCAGGGCGGTGGCCAGCGCCCCGGGGAGCATGGAGGTCATGGAGTCCAGGGCGGACATGCCGGTGACCACCAGGTCCACGTCCCCGATCTGCTTGACGGCGGCGGCCAGCACCCGGGCGGTGGTGGGCACGTCCGCCCCCTCCAGGGCCTCGTCGGTGACCAGCACGCCGCTGTCGGCGCCCATCTGCAGGGCGCGGCGCAGCCCGTCCTCGGCGTCGGCGGGCCCCATGGTCAGGGCCACGACCTGCCCGTCCAGCTCCTCGGCCAGGGTGACGGCGGCCTCGACGGCGTTCTCGTCCAGCTCGTTGAGGACGTCCTCCTCACCTCGGACCAGGACACCGTCCTCCAGGCGACGATCAGACTGCACGTCGGGCACGTGCTTGACAGCGACGACGATCTTCATGGGCCAAGCCTGCCACAGCGCCGAAGGCCCAAAGTTGAGCGGTCGATCACGACAGGGGGTAGCACGCTAGCGCCACTGACCGTCTTTCACCACAATGGCAGGCATGTCCTTGCCGATTCTCCCCGCAGCGGAGCCTGCCAACCAGGCCGCACATAGACCTCACCTGCTCGGGGCCACGCCCGTTCCGGGCGGGGTCGACTTCGTGGTGGTGGCCCCCCGGGCCACGGCGGTGGACCTGTGCCTGGTGGAGACCGACGACGCGGGCGCCGTCGTCTCGGAGCGCCGGGTGGGCATGCGCGGCCCCGCGCTGGGGGCCTGGAGCGCGCACGTGGAGGGCGTAGGCCCGGGCCAGCTCTACGGCTACCGCGTGCACGGCCCCTGGAACCCCTCTGAGGGGCTGCTGCACAACCCCAACAAGCTGGTGCTGGACCCCTACGCCCGGGCGGTCGCCGGGCAGGCCCGCCTGGAGCCGAGCCTGTACGCGCACGAGGTGGACGAGGACCTGCACCCCACCTTCGTGCCCTTCACCCCCTCCCCCCTGGACTCCCTGGGCGCGGCCCCGCTGGGAGTGGTGGTCGGCGAGCAGTTCCCGGTGGTGCCGGGCCCCCGGGTGCCGCGTGAGGAGCGCGTGATCTACGAGGCGCACGTAAAGGGACTGACCCTGAACCTGCCGGGCGTGCCGGAGGAGCTGCGCGGTACCTACGCGGGACTGGCGCACCCGGCCACGGTCACGCACCTGCGCTCCCTGGGGGTCACCACCATCGAGCTGCTGCCGATCCACGCAGCCTTCTCAGAGCCCTTCCTGCAGCTGCAGGGCAAGCGCAACTACTGGGGCTACTCCACCCTGTCCTGGTTCGCCCCGGAGCCCTCCTACGCGACGGCGGCCGCGCAGGCCGCGGGCCCGCAGGCGGTGCTGGCGGAGGTGCGCGGCATGGTCTCGATGCTGCACGAGGCCGGCCTGGAAGTCATCATGGACGTGGTCTACAACCACACCTGTGAGGGCGGGATCGAGGGGCCGACCCTGTCCCTGCGGGGTCTGGACGACCGCGGCTACTACCTGCACGCGCCCTTCCACCGCGGCCAGTACTACGACGTCACCGGCACCGGCAACACGGTGGACTTCCGCAACACGCGCGCGGTACAGCTGGCGCTGGACTCCTTGCGCTACTGGGCGGGTGACGTCGGGGTGGACGGCTTCCGCTTCGACCTGGCCACGACCCTGGGCCGGGAGGGCATGGACTTCCGTTCCCACCACCCGCTGCTGGTGGGGATGGCGGCGGACCCGGTGCTCTCGGGGGTGGTCCTGATCGCAGAGCCCTGGGACATGGGACCGGGCGGCTGGCGCACGGGCGAGTTCCCCTCCCCCTTCCAGGACTGGAACGACCGCTACCGGGGCACGGTGCGCTCCTTCTGGCTGTCTGACGCGGCGGAGATCTCCAAGGGGCGGCCGGGGGCGGACCTGCGGGACCT
It encodes:
- the glgX gene encoding glycogen debranching protein GlgX, encoding MSLPILPAAEPANQAAHRPHLLGATPVPGGVDFVVVAPRATAVDLCLVETDDAGAVVSERRVGMRGPALGAWSAHVEGVGPGQLYGYRVHGPWNPSEGLLHNPNKLVLDPYARAVAGQARLEPSLYAHEVDEDLHPTFVPFTPSPLDSLGAAPLGVVVGEQFPVVPGPRVPREERVIYEAHVKGLTLNLPGVPEELRGTYAGLAHPATVTHLRSLGVTTIELLPIHAAFSEPFLQLQGKRNYWGYSTLSWFAPEPSYATAAAQAAGPQAVLAEVRGMVSMLHEAGLEVIMDVVYNHTCEGGIEGPTLSLRGLDDRGYYLHAPFHRGQYYDVTGTGNTVDFRNTRAVQLALDSLRYWAGDVGVDGFRFDLATTLGREGMDFRSHHPLLVGMAADPVLSGVVLIAEPWDMGPGGWRTGEFPSPFQDWNDRYRGTVRSFWLSDAAEISKGRPGADLRDLATRLSGSPDLFGHGDLAGGRGPLASVNFVTAHDGFTLRDLTVYDHKHNLANGEDNRDGTDDNRSWNHGFEGLVQEGLDMGPIEVLRHRSARNILATLFVSAGTPMLLGGDEMGRTQQGNNNCYCQDSELSWVDWDLDSWQRDLVATTRFLIGLRAHHPVLRPAVYATGSPAPGDSIPDLSWYRADGAEMTPESWHDPYCRCVQMLRSGAPVGDDDLLVLINGALDQVDFTLPEGRGTDYHLVWDSNWPVPRPHTSAFALAHRVRRPRAAASVVRGAGSGPLPPFVGCRHDRPGDTTSVDALTVRIYLSGEHSLPTP
- a CDS encoding electron transfer flavoprotein subunit alpha/FixB family protein; this translates as MLNTPVLVLVETDESQPTPASAELLTTARRLTSGDVLALALAPVSASASALLAGHGATRLLVAELAERACLAAPVADALVAAVQHTGPAAVLVTSDYRGKEAAGSAALLLGSACVSDVAELEVDEDGLRASKLVLSGSWSTTAALGTGGHPPVLAVRPGSVEVPAPLSAEPLAAEPLEVSLRPESAAVRLVSREVSHAASGPDLASARTVVVMGRGTEGDLELVRSLAEPLGAAVGATRVACDEGWIDRSAQVGQTGVSISPSLYLSLGVSGAVHHTSGIQGAGTIVAIDSDSEAPIFEIADFGVVGDVTEVVPQLVSELARLRG
- a CDS encoding DUF1540 domain-containing protein yields the protein MKTATEIKSCAATTCAYNRGGCTALAITVGGDATPACTTLVTLDARGGLPVAQGKVGACKRLECVHNTDLMCTAEGVKIGSGTASCLTYEAR
- a CDS encoding electron transfer flavoprotein subunit beta/FixA family protein — protein: MKIVVAVKHVPDVQSDRRLEDGVLVRGEEDVLNELDENAVEAAVTLAEELDGQVVALTMGPADAEDGLRRALQMGADSGVLVTDEALEGADVPTTARVLAAAVKQIGDVDLVVTGMSALDSMTSMLPGALATALQVPALTLASRLEVADGTVTVTRTLGTVTETLAAPLPALVSVTDQANEPRYPNFAAMRAAKKKPVEEWGLADLGLEAHAPAVAVVEAQARPARETGTIITDAGQAGAQLAAWLVDKQLV